From a single Fulvivirga ulvae genomic region:
- a CDS encoding VOC family protein, whose product MITKMNIANIYVIDQDSACDFYVNKLGFKLIDDIPMGPGTRWLTVSPPEQPDLQIVLFPITVGKMFPQETADTMIDLIKKGTFGCGVLQCNDIYATYEELKAKGVEFIKPPTKEFYATEALFKDDSGNYFSLQPKEEGNSEDSV is encoded by the coding sequence ATGATTACAAAAATGAACATTGCCAATATTTATGTGATAGACCAGGATAGCGCCTGCGACTTTTATGTAAACAAGCTCGGCTTTAAGCTGATTGATGATATACCCATGGGACCGGGAACCCGCTGGCTCACGGTTTCACCACCCGAGCAGCCTGACCTCCAGATTGTGCTCTTCCCGATTACCGTAGGCAAAATGTTTCCCCAGGAGACGGCAGACACCATGATAGACCTGATCAAAAAAGGGACGTTCGGCTGCGGAGTACTCCAGTGCAACGACATCTATGCTACCTACGAAGAGCTGAAAGCCAAAGGTGTGGAGTTTATCAAGCCTCCTACCAAAGAGTTTTATGCCACTGAGGCATTATTTAAAGACGACTCTGGCAACTACTTTTCTTTGCAACCGAAAGAAGAAGGAAACAGTGAAGACAGTGTTTGA
- a CDS encoding DUF1801 domain-containing protein, with translation MSDIQSYNNVQKGEDQEICNILEAEINRSLPEAESKIWHAHPVWFLEGNPVVGYSKLKNCIRLLFWSGQSFEEDNLQNEGKFKAAEARYTSPEQINKADLARWLNKARDIQWDYKNIVKRKGVLERLK, from the coding sequence ATGAGCGATATTCAATCATACAACAATGTGCAGAAAGGCGAGGACCAGGAGATCTGTAATATTTTGGAAGCAGAGATCAACCGCAGCCTGCCCGAAGCAGAAAGCAAGATATGGCACGCCCATCCCGTTTGGTTTTTGGAAGGAAACCCGGTAGTCGGCTACAGCAAATTGAAAAACTGCATCCGCCTGCTGTTTTGGAGCGGACAATCATTTGAAGAAGACAACCTCCAAAATGAAGGCAAGTTCAAAGCCGCCGAAGCTCGCTACACCTCTCCCGAACAGATCAACAAAGCTGACCTGGCCCGATGGCTTAACAAAGCCAGGGACATTCAGTGGGACTACAAGAATATAGTCAAACGGAAAGGGGTGTTGGAAAGGTTGAAGTGA
- a CDS encoding DUF1569 domain-containing protein, with amino-acid sequence MKTVFDQAVRDELIGRINSLNENSTALWGKMNIHQMLKHCILWEEWILGMNNIENKQSFLGKIFGKMALKSTVKDDTPLKKNMPAGRFVIKEAPKDVERQKSVWMERIASYDHYSNPTFVHGFFGKMSIEQIGIFAYKHSDHHLRQFGC; translated from the coding sequence GTGAAGACAGTGTTTGATCAGGCGGTAAGGGACGAATTGATCGGGAGAATCAATTCGCTCAATGAAAACAGTACTGCCCTGTGGGGAAAAATGAATATCCATCAGATGTTGAAACACTGCATTCTATGGGAAGAGTGGATTTTGGGTATGAACAATATAGAGAACAAGCAAAGCTTTTTAGGTAAGATCTTCGGAAAAATGGCGCTGAAAAGTACAGTGAAAGATGATACGCCGCTCAAAAAGAATATGCCTGCCGGCCGGTTTGTCATCAAAGAAGCACCCAAAGATGTTGAGCGGCAAAAGAGCGTATGGATGGAGCGGATTGCATCCTATGATCACTACTCCAACCCTACGTTTGTGCATGGGTTTTTCGGTAAAATGTCAATCGAGCAGATTGGCATTTTTGCCTACAAACATTCAGACCACCACCTCAGGCAGTTTGGCTGTTGA